In a genomic window of Zingiber officinale cultivar Zhangliang chromosome 9B, Zo_v1.1, whole genome shotgun sequence:
- the LOC122023192 gene encoding mannose-specific lectin-like, translated as MASLVMFSAALLLGLFLPSSMANNVLFGGDRLNTGESLREGDYKFTMMSDDCTLVLNDNDQTVWSSPTNGLGNNCFAHLQTNGNLVIRNDNDQVVWSSNTAGEEGNYILVLQNDGSVVIFGRSIWSIPPGSNTATSKGAVIVKRGRSDESTNILYGGHKLRTSESLREGDYTFVMQSDCNLVLYDDNNNQVMWSSQTNGLGSRCFARMQTDGNLVIFEGIHFNQIWDSNTRGPEGKYILVLQRDGHVVIYGSPIWTIPNDEPTNRKIAMVTKK; from the coding sequence ATGGCTTCCCTTGTCATGTTCTCTGCTGCTCTCCTCCTCGGCCTCTTCCTGCCTTCCTCCATGGCCAACAACGTTCTCTTTGGCGGTGACAGGCTGAACACCGGCGAATCCCTCAGAGAAGGGGACTATAAATTCACCATGATGTCCGACGACTGCACCCTGGTGCTGAACGACAACGACCAGACCGTGTGGTCCTCCCCCACCAACGGCCTAGGCAACAACTGCTTCGCCCACTTGCAGACCAACGGCAACCTCGTCATCCGCAACGACAATGACCAGGTTGTTTGGTCGAGCAACACCGCCGGCGAGGAGGGCAACTACATCCTCGTCCTGCAGAACGACGGCAGCGTCGTCATCTTCGGCCGCTCTATATGGTCCATCCCCCCCGGTTCCAACACCGCCACTTCCAAAGGCGCCGTGATCGTCAAAAGGGGCCGTAGCGATGAATCCACGAACATTCTCTATGGAGGTCACAAGCTACGCACCAGCGAATCCCTCAGAGAAGGGGACTATACCTTCGTCATGCAGTCCGACTGCAACCTGGTGCTGTACGACGACAACAATAACCAGGTCATGTGGTCCTCCCAAACCAACGGCCTAGGCAGCAGGTGCTTCGCCCGCATGCAGACCGACGGCAACTTAGTCATCTTCGAGGGTATTCACTTCAACCAAATTTGGGATAGCAACACCCGCGGCCCGGAGGGCAAGTACATCCTCGTCCTGCAGCGCGACGGCCACGTCGTCATCTACGGCAGCCCTATATGGACCATCCCCAATGATGAACCCACGAACAGGAAGATCGCCATGGTGACTAAAAAATAG